In Oryza sativa Japonica Group chromosome 3, ASM3414082v1, one DNA window encodes the following:
- the LOC107280302 gene encoding uncharacterized protein: MGEMVRGGNGGLLRGDQRRQGRRAGGSRPQGGSGWQGAALGGAGGSGTPVGKGRRRLAGQGQQRLVRGASGWLLKAGTSGSGEGCRWRIAGAGQRRQARGGVGSRARSGGGWQAQGSGWQAQGGGHAHAGGGRRREHSDGAPDLGKSDIRTIKSDFTALSQTLRLLDYSRTVDGA, from the exons ATGGGGGAGATGGTGAGGGGCGGCAACGGCGGGCTGCTCAGGGGCGACCAGCGGCGGCAAGGGAGGCGCGCCGGTGGCTCACGGCCGcagggcggcagcggctggcAAGGGGCGGCGCTGGGTGGCGCTGGCGGATCTGGGACGCCGGTTGgcaaggggcggcggcggctggctggTCAGGGGCAGCAGCGGCTGGTCAGGGGCGCCAGCGGCTGGCTGCTCAAGGCTGGCACTAGCGGCTCTGGTGAGGGGTGCCGGTGGCGGATTGCGGGCGCAGGGCAACGGCGGCAAGCGAGGGGTGGCGTCGGCTCACgggcgcggagcggcggcggctggcaggCGCAGGGTAGCGGCTGGCAGGCGCAGGGCGGCGGCCACGCGCACGCCGGAGGTGGAAGGCGGCGGGAGCACAGCGACGGCGCCCCAGATCTT ggaAAATCAGACATCAGAACAATCAAGTCAGATTTCACGGCTTtgtcgcagactctacgcctactcgattactcgagaacggttgatGGGGCTTGA